The Maylandia zebra isolate NMK-2024a linkage group LG1, Mzebra_GT3a, whole genome shotgun sequence DNA segment TATTTGGACAAGTAAAAAGAATACATGAAAtttccactgcaccatctgctgCATTGGGAGTCTGACAGTTTAAATTTAAGCTGGTGGACTGCTCTTTTAAGAAATCCCTGAGCAGTAACTTATAAACCTGCTCTTAACTTGATCAATTACTACAAGAACCTGCAAAGTTTGATAACTTGATGCAAATAATTCAAGAGAAGGGAcagaaaaaagtttgtttttttaaaaaaaaagaaaaaaaaaagaaagaaagacgcTCAAAAGAAACAGGAATGAATGAGCCTGCCTCATCCTTCCCCAGACATTACTTTGTGGATGTTGGGATGAGTTTACAGAAACATTTAGACTCCTCCCTGAAACCTGATTGCTGCCATCTGGTAGTCATTTTCATCCCACCAGACATGCCACACCGTTTGACCTGGATTCTTTTGAAGATGCTGCAGAGTGGGCAATGCCAAGTCTGAGCATCACCACCTTTTCTCTGTAAGTGCCGATACACGTGCAGTCCAGGCAGTCAAACCACATTTTAATCGCACTGTCCTGGATTACCAGCACTCACCAGCTGACTCACTGCTTCCACTGAACATTCCTGAAGGGGGAGAGTGCACGTTTGGGAGGAAAGCTTGGAGACGCTTTCGAATATGATGTCTTGTATTCCCTGTCAAATGGCACATCATTCATCTGCAACACCACTGCAGGAGCTTTCTGTTTCGTGAGCTGCGTTATTTTACTGTGGACAGTTCTGGGGCTTGGAGAATTTCTTTCCAAGTTAAGATATTAAAAACTGACATTTCCTCCTTCTAACTGGATGATGAAAATACTCCCGGTTGTGTCACAGAGGGCAAACTGGGTTCACGTGATGACCACgtgactgaagaagaataaCAGAACAGGCAGTCTTGGAAATCCCAAAGGCCTCATTAGTTATAACTGCCTAAATAGGTGCTTCCTCTGGAATGATGGTGGACCTATCGGTTGTGAGGAAAGAGAGGCAACAAATCTAGGTTACGAGATCGACTGTTTACTTTTCTGTGTGTCCTTTCGGAAATTGTACGTGCTAATGTTTGCCATTTACTTTCCCCTCCCCTTTTACAGCTGGTGTGGGCAACTACTAACCGAGTGGGCTGCGCTGTGCACGTGTGCCCAAGGATGAACGTGTGGGGAGAAATATGGGAGAATTCTGTTTACCTTGTGTGCAACTATTCCCCAAAGTAAGATCAGTATTCCTCCATGCTGTACTGATCGTTAACACCTCTGGTCTCCAGGCTCTTGTTTACATACCTTCTCCTTACAGGGCTCacaaaagctgcattttgagttgTTAATATAGTTGTACTGTAGATAAGAAACACTAGCTGTCCAAAGCATTCATATGACATATTGTTGCCATTAAAATTCCTCCAGAAGTCAGAGTAAAAATAGTAATTATGAGGTACGGGGAAAGAAAATAAGAGCAGAGTAGGAGTTTGTTTTCCAGACAGCCTATGAGATGTAATTGCCttagagacaaagaggagtgtTTTTGCTACAAGGTCACGAACCCAGTGACGTTGACTCATGGTTAATTTCCACCTTACTCAAGACGCCCATTGTTCAAAATTTCTGCAGGGGCAACTGGATCGGAGAGGCTCCATACCAGCATGGCCGACCTTGTTCCCAGTGCCCTCCAAGCTATGGAGGAGGATGCAGAAATAACCTTTGCTACAAAGGTGAGCGAACCCACGCGATTTTCCCTCAGTCATTTTAACATTAAACTGGTTACCAAGCTGAACCCTATCTGTCCTTTTACAGACTCTCAGCAGCCAGAGATTGAAGACATGAATGAGGTGGAGAAGCCTCAGGTCCCACTGCCACCTCGTACCACTGCCAGACCTAAAACTATTGCTCCAAAGAAACCTGTGTCCAGACCCTCCAGTCCCAAGAACACTAATCCCAGGACAACGCCTTCAAAAGCTCCCAGCAGCACTTTTCTTGGTAGCTATAGCAACTGTATACCTATCAAAATCATCatgaattttaatattttacactttttaatatgtttttttcccttgcaGCTCACAATATTAAGTGTGAGACAAGACTGCGAGATAAATGCCGTGGCTCAACCTGCAGCAGGTGAGGTTATTTCAGtgtgttttaatgtaaaattagttTAAGATTTGCAAataagataacacagtttgcaGTATCCATGCACTGTGGTGGCCAACTTGCTTTCTGACTCTGCAGATACAACTGTCCTGCTAACTGTGtgcaaaagaaaggaaaagtttGGGGAACTGTCACTTATGATGTGGTGAGTCTGTCCTGTATGAAGCAAACTTACTGCATCATGCAGCAGTTTATAATGGGACCGTAAACGTGGTTTAGTCTGGTTTCACACTGGACGACAACATATAAGGCACTAAATAATATCTCATATGTATCCTGTATGTAAAATAGGCTTCAGGACATCCAAGTTTTAGGTTTTTCCTAAAATTCCGGTTTTATCATTTATCCTAATCTAATGAGtgttgttttcacattttttaaattcttttctcGCATTATGGAACTGTTTTGATTTGGTATTTGATTTGTAAATAAGAGCTTTGCTATTTTTACAGGATTTTCACCCAGcgtttgtttttcattgtttcagCAATCAAGTATTTGCCGAGCTGCTATCCATCATGGTGTGATTGACAACAACGGAGGACTAATCGATATCTCCAGAATGGATAAGTTACCATTCTTTGTCAGATCTACAAAGAATGGCATTGAGTCTCTCAGGTAGATATATGTACTCTGAAGGGAACATATAGGAAACAAATGTGCCTGCTTCTGTGactaacacaatgaaataatttgGTTTCGGAAGACTTTACAGGTTTCTAAATTTGATGTGTTTTACAGTAAATATAAAGCTGGAAATGCCTTCACAGTGGCCAGAGTGAAAGGTAAGTGAAGCATTTCTTTTGTTCGGAGGAGCTTTGAGTCACGATTGTGTGCTGATTTGCATTATTTTCAGATATATATTAGAGTTTtaagtgattttcttttctctctctctgtgacagAAATGACAGCTGATTGTTACACCACAGTGGCTGAAATCTGCCCTTACAAAGAACCAAACTCACACTGTCCAAGGTGTCACCACACATCCAACATTTGATTACTCAAAAACAGCTTTTTACTACAACAGTAGATGACATATTTAATGCTTGTCCTCTCAGataaaaagtaaattaaagtAAATGGACACTTGGTGTTTGTATTagttatttacattattgtacAAAGGTTCTGAGACACCccacatttctttatattttgctaggaaaatgggaaatagttTCTTGAAActtgtgcaaacatacatagaAACATGGTGTAAAGGGCTAAaatagagtttgtacaattctgaTGAGCTGCAAAATCAAAATTTGGTACGAGCACCTTCATTCTTCAGCATACATTAATAGtttaacaaacaataaatatatccCCCTGAAGATTGTCGGGTAAAAGGACATAACTGAAAATCAAGAACAAGAACAAacaagtctggctccttggaagcgaAATATGAAGAAGGGTGGGAGGGGTGgcccaagacttttgcacagcactgtatgcATAGCAAATAAATAGTTTCGAATTTAATATAAtgcagttgaaaataaaatgtaaatgtttgtcTTTTTGCCAACTACATCCGTTAACTGAGAATATAGGAATGCTAAATGAAAGTGCTAAAATATTACCACTTATTGAAGAAACCCTCCCATAGCAAAACATCTTTCTATGACTCTTGTCTGTCAGATTTATACTCAAGTGCAATTTGTTTCTCAGAGTCTTCTGTCCAGAGAACTGCAAGGCTCAGCCCTCATACTGGTCGCCTGTTATTGGAAACAAGATTTACACAGATGTAAGTAACACTAGCTTCCAATCTGTATCTTCTGAATTAAGGGGCAATAAACCACAATCAAGTAAACgtatgtgtttcagtttgtgcaACTAATACACAACCTACCTGCTGGTGTGTACTTTTATGTGCTTTTAAAGTGTATGTTTTATTCCAATAATGCTAGGATggtaggaataaaaaataaataaaaaaaattagctGATTGTTTATTATAACTTGTTGGCCTCCTCAGCAAAAACGGGGAGATGTCTGAATGATTATGTCTGCGTGATTATGTTGCATGGCCATGAACAACAGCTGAATCATAGGATCATGGAGAATTGGAGTAATGAAATGACAAACCGGAGAATGTCTTTGACTCTATAGGGCTTTACCACTCAAGCATTATCTCAAACTAAGTGCCTCTTTTTCACTgaagaagacacagaaagaaataCTCCTAGGAAGACTGGTTTAGAATATCTCTCTGAAGTGACTTAAAAAGATGTTTACAGTGGAGAGGACACTGTAAAGTGCCCTTCAGACTAAACATATcagatgtaaaatgtaaaagcttTTATGTTACTTTCGAAGTTTATTTTAGAGCTGCTAATCTGTGAATTCACATGAGGTCAATGCTGGGTTTAAAGAGCTTAACCACTGATGAAACTGACTCTTAACCAGATCACAGGTCCTCTGAGGTCCTGAAACAAGCACACTTGACTCATAACAAATGCCCAGCACCCAGGAATGCTTTGCAATCTGAGGCACCCACATCTGTTTCCACAGTGGTGTATAAGCTTAATGTTGGTTAAACATGAGGCATAAACTGTCTGGTTACAATCTCTGGTAGGGTGTATGGACAGTCTGATCTATGTTTGGAGTAGAAATGATTGATTGTACTCCAAACTGTTGATAAGAGCTCATGGTCTGTTTTGCTGGAGCCATGCTTCTGGCTCAAACTCTACtccttgagtgtgtgtgtgtgtgtgtgtgtgtgtgtgtgtgtgtgtgtgtgtgtgtgtgtgtgtgtgtgtgtgtgtgtgtgtgtgtgtgtgtgtgtggttgctgACGTCTTtctgtaaaatatatttcatgCTGTATTAAACAATTATTAAACTGAAGTAATGTTTGCACAGTGAAAAAGTGGTTTTCCATCTTTTTAAATCCTCTCTCAAGTTCACCATATCTTCTCTTCACAGAACTCCAGCATTTGCAAAGCGGCCATCCATGCAGGCGTAATCAAACCCAATGGCGgttttgttgatgttttgcCTCTGGACAAGAGAAAGAGCTACACAGGAGTTCTGAAAAATGGCATCCAATCTGAAAGGTACTGCTCCACAGGGATTTTGGAGATTACTATTATTCCTGACAACTATGTTTAAAATGTAGCCCTTTAAACAAGCAATTGCCAACAGTGAGGAGTAAAaactccttttaacaggaagaacgcTTCGGCAGATCCAGGCTCTGttaggggcagccatctgccactaCTAGTTGGAGGTCAGGGGGGAAGTTAGGATAGCAAAAAGGCACACCgtgggagagagaggcagagtttAGTTATTAAACGAAATATAGCaatggtgtataaacacatagagaGGGAAAACACATGAGTAAAGAAGAAAAGGTCAGTGGATCAAGGGAAGCCCCAGCAGCATCAGTAACTCAAGGGAGGATTCAGAGACACCTGTTCCATCTcaaactatatgctttatcaaaaagggacattttatttctcttttaggAGGAGTTAAtttaataaaaatcaaattaaagttaATCGAAGGTGGAGTTTTATATCAAATTTTGTATAAAGTGTAGTCACCAAAAAGTCAAATgcaactgaaataaaaaccaGAAGCTTGCTGAAATTTAGACAAGTAAACTGTCCAAGAGAGTCTGAAATAGAACAAGGCACTTttagctgctcccttatttcgAATGGATGGACACTGGATGCTTTTCCTGATACAACTCTTTCATTTCTCCAGGTTTAGGACCAGACCTGAGATTACATTAGCTCGTGACCCCTTGAGACTgggtttgtgtctcctcccagtCTCAAACTGGGGATCTGTCGTGTTTAAGGTGAATGTGTTAACCATTACACCTTGGAGCTGTAAAAGAGACTATAAAATATGCCAGAGAAAAGTGCTTTTATTCACTATACCCTATCTTGATTTATGTGCACTGTAATACTGCAAGTAGTGGGTTCCCTTCATGCACACTATGCTTCTCAAATCAGTCTCACATCTGTGGCCGGCTCCAGTGGACTAAGCTCAGGCAAAGAAGCCCTTGTGGCCAGTTCTAGTGGCATATGGGGTTGTAAGAGTAATGGTGTGGTTTGGTGTGTGGACGGCCCACACATGGGACCTTTGCTTACTTTACTCAGGCATTTCAATTGAGTGTGCAAAGTGCTGAATGGTCAAAAGCATGCCAAGTCTTATTCTCTGAAATCTAATGCAGAGCTGTGAAGGTTTCACTCGGGGCATTCGGATAGGAGGTCAGTAGATGGCTGAGAGAAAGTCTGTGCCATGTGCCAACATCATGGCAGGGTGGGCAGCTTGGATTACTGGGGAAGTAATCACATCCTATCCAATTACTCGAGGCTGGAAATGCTGTCAGCCACTTAGAGTGCTTTCCTATATGGACAATTATTTGTGATTAGATACCAGTTGCACTGGCCTATCATGATTATGTAGCATGGCAAGACTTTGAGATATTTCCGCTAATGAACAAATTACAGCCGTCCAGTTCAACACATGAGGTAATTGGAAGATTCAGTCACAGAAATATAAATACAATGAGTGATTCTGCAAATGTGTCCTTTCCTCCTAAATGTATCATGTGCACCATGACTGTGTGCTTTTGATGGCTCTGATTGGTTGAGGAACTGGAGGGGTCTCATTTGACTTAAAGGAGCACACAAACTCACGGGAAAGCAAGATTATTCCACATTTGCTCCTTCACCTTTGATCAGGCTTCTGAAATTTGCTTCTCAGAATTTTGAAAGAACATACTTTTTCATGGTGTAGTGATAAAATTAACACTTTTTTGTCATGTCCATTTGCAGCAGAAGCAACATGGAGGGAGGATCCTTCCGAGTCTTTACTGTGAGGCAGTGAGACTTAAGTTCAGTAACCTGAAGACCAACAGAGTCACCTCAGCTGCTCTCGAAGAGAAGAAAGTGCCCATAGCTTTGATGCCATGGCTGTTTGTCTGTCCCATCTGACTGACAGAAACTTTCCCCACTCAGTTAACAAACAGTAGTCATACAGTAAAATTCATCCACTCATCCAACACATTGATAGTCCTTCATGTTCCTTCATCTTTTCTTAGACTTACATAATCTGTGaatacagaatttttttttaaattatattatataaaatgCATTGAACAGCTGGTGCTGGAAGTTTTGAGTTAGACTTGTGTTACAAAAAGCAATATGTTTACATTGGTGTTCTTATTACAagtgttatttgtttttcataCACAGGAATGTATCCAGATCACACTGTATTTAATCATTGTGTACagaatatattatattttgttttttttaaagaaataataacatgtttaagttctagccatttaaaaaatatatagccCTCTTCTTCATCATTGCTTTTCTAATTCTTAGCAGCGAAGTCCAAGTTTAGTGTGAGCAAAGATGttttgctgggtttttttgaCCAGAAATTTTGAAGCACAAATATTCTGCGAAATGAATGTGTATAAAGGCAGCAGGCACTGCTGGAGAGAAGTAATATTTTCCTTAAGAAGACTAGTGTTGCTTCAGTGCCTGCCATGTGGATGGAGAGCCGGTGTAGGTGAGACAGTTTGTGCACTTATAATAATAAGTAGTAACATCccaatttatatttattaactGCTCAgtgctttcttcttttctttgtttctaataaatacatttcatgaaaatgcaaaatgctccCCCCCTTCCCACGTGAGACCGTTGAATGTGTTGCATGTTTCAGGTACAAAGAGTGCTTTTTGTTCAGAGACTGGACCACATTGTGAAGGTTTGACACTAACACTGTGCAGAACACACAGGAGACAAGTGTAATATCTCTCACCATAGTGGATTAAAGCACGGTTGTGTTTGGTCAGGTCTGATTAATAGTTTTGCTCTTCATTTAGCTCtgtgatataattttacatGCACAGACATGAGGGAATGATACTCAGTAGAAACgaatgaaataaatgtaaagtCCATTTTGTGTAGAAGTGCTGCCCTCCTGCAAAACACACCCAACATCATAGTCCCATTTAGCCCGTTTAACCTACCTGctggttttcttcttttccaacTTCCTGTCTCTTTATCCTACCTCAGTCCTATCGCTGTGCTTAGTATTTAGATCTTTTCTATGTGGGAATTTTGTGGAAAACGCTAAAGGTTTTGTAAAGTTGTGGGATCTGTAAATActaagatttttgtttttgaatcatCTTTATACAGTAAGATTAAAATTAAGTAATTGTGTGAATTTGTTTCAATTGTCTTGGATGTATTGCGTTTATACAGGTTTAGGGTGCCTTCTATACTTTTTGCACAGTTTGAAAATCGAGTGTCTTACAAATCCCAGTGTAcacaattctttttttcttttaaattaaaaagtcTTGTCAAATATGATATTTTAGAAATCATTACGCATCATGGGTGTTATTTTGtgattgttttttgtgtgtttgtgagcaaTAATATTTGAAGAATGAGCCGCTTTACTAAGTAAAGGATAATATCCATATCCAGAAAAGTGAAGCAACCCTTAGCTTACTCTTAGCTACATAAGGTCCTGACTTCATGACCATGAAATGTTACAAGTCTGGCTTTAACTGGTGTCCACAGTAACGTGGTTGAAACCAATGCCTGTGCAGATtgcaaaaaaatgtattttaataagaTCTTGTAACTGTATTAAATGTACTTTGGCCTCAATGTTGGACTAAAATCTGTGTGACATGAATTATGAATGAAATTTAGATCCAGGCCACCCAGGATTTGTCCATTATCTTTGGAAAAATATAACTGACCATGTTCACAACCTGGCTCTGCTTCTTGTGGGCACAAGCATAATGGGCGGAGCTGAGCAACACAAATAGGGATCACTTCTCACGGACTTACACATAATCTGCCAATAGGGTCTTAATAATacaggaaagaagaaagaaagaaagaagtctGTCTGCATGACTATAATATCATCATCCTGTAATTCCAATTAAAAAATCAAGGCCAAAGGTCATGTGTTATTTATGATTGGGGTAAAGGTGGCTGAAtggagaaagagggaaaaaacaatCTTGTAAGCAATAATAACTCCTCATAAGCCCAGGGGTTATATGAGAGGCAGATGTTCAGTTTCAGTTAAGCCCTCGTTGGACAGGACCCTGACTATCCTACTGATAAACAGCTGCAACTGGCTTGTGTGATGACTGTTTTACTCCCATTGTCAATGGAGATAAAGATTTGTACTCACCCAGTAAATCCCCTGTCTGCTAAGGAAAAAAGATTCCTGGTTTCAGACCAACTTTATGTTTTCTTGTGCTCAAGAAGTACTTTGCAAACAGGCTGTTTTGTTGCATCACAAAGGATTCCTAGGGTAAAAGCAGAAGAATCTCATTTGTTTGTTGCCGCAGACATTAAGACCCCTGAAGGGTTAAAACTCACAAATACACTCTATTTTCCTCGTACAGATGTACAAACAGTGCACATTACTTTCTGCCTCTACTGGCATCTTCTCTTGTGTTGCGATTTTGTAACTAACCGACTCTAGTAAACTTTATCAGCATCAGTATCATCATTTTAAGCTCCAGTTTAAATCTTGAGTCTTCCATAAGACAAGaagtggggtacaccctggatagGTCGCCAATCTGTCACAGGGTCAAGACAAAGAGACAGACCACCTTTCACAGCTAGGGGCAATTTAaagtcaccagttaacctaacccactaactgcatgtctttggactgtggaaggaaGCCAGAGTTCCCAGAGAGAAGTCACGcagacatggggagaacatgcaaactctacaCAGAAAGTGTAGAGAGTAAATAGAGTGGaccactgaaagaaagaaaacaaacaaaaaaaaaaaacagagtttcGACTATCTCCTTAGAAATAAGCTACGTCTTTGGGCTACATGTGACACAGCAGCAATAATATTATTTTCCCAACTGGTGAAACATCTAAATTCTTCAGACACTTAAAAAAAGAGGTCAAGGACTATAAATCcaagagtttttaaaaagcttttaagAGTGTTTTGAAAAAAGAGGGCCAAAATAGCCGGCGACAGTGAGCATCTGCCTCACTCGTGTAAAACAGTGTTTCAAGTTTTACATTAGAGACATGTAACCTATGCAGAACTTTACACTGATTTATCAATTTACTGACACTGTAAACATtttcgtggctcaagagttgggagttcgccttgtaatcggaaggttgctggttcgagccccggcttggacagtctcggtcgttgtgtccttgggcaagacacttcacctgttgcctactggtggtggtcagagggcccggtggcgccagtgtccggcagcctcgcctctgtcagtgcgccccagggtggctgtggctacaatgtagcttgccatcacctgtgtgtgaatgggtggatgactggatatgtaaagcgctttggggtccttagggactagtaaagcgctatataaatacaggccatttaccatttttgatTGAGACTGCTACGTTTATCGATGCCTATAAAATGAATtctgctgacacagataatcctttttccctttttctgaaGCAGCAGCATTTGTGCTTTTGGGATTGTTACTGTTTAAATGTCATGGATGCGCTGTCACAACGACAGACATTCATGATTGTTTATTAATTCTGATGATTTTTAAATCATACAGTAAGctgacttttgtgtttttgacaaaGCTTTGACTCAGCTTTGCATGAAATGCTGTCTGACATGTAGCACTCATACAGTAGGTGCTGCTGAAGtctgaaacacagagagaactGCTTTGTGCTTTCATTTGCAATTTTAGATGATTACAGTGTAACAACTTTGTGTGTGGCCATGATAACCGAATATTGACAATTTTATTATTGGGGTTTTGGAAGGAAAGACGAGAGCTTATTCCAAGTATAGTCTGTATATACCGCAAAGGACCTCCCAGCAGTATTTTGATCGTTGGAGAAAAATTTGTTGTACAACTCAAATTATGTGATTGTGATGTTAGGTTTCTGGTCAAAACAAGTGCCAAAAGAGACAAAGCTGAGTTTATGCTTATTAATCACAAGATTGCTCTGAGATTTGTAGAAACAAATGGAGGAAGAGGGCTTTACCAAATCTATTTAAAGGGAGTATGTGGACTTTGTTTCGGCCCCGGCAGAATCGAATGTTTGCTTACATGATTAATTTATTACTTATCTACATTTTAAGGTTCCAGTACAACAAAGAATTAGATTCCTAACTACTGATTATCACTATTCTGCAATAGTAGATACAtaatttttcccctttttgtgTCGTTTATTTGGCGGCCTCCAACTCATTTTGCTGTCTACCAACCATCGTACCTGCTGTCTTACTTCCCTTTCGTAATAATTTGTAAGCATCATCCATACACACTGTGCTACAGCAGCTATCCTCTGCATCCAGCCTCACACCGGCACCTGCGCCTCCCACAGCCAACAAAACGACATCTATAAGGACCCATGAAGGTCCACTTTGTTCTGGCTGTCTGGAGATCCTGATGAATGGCAACGCTAGCTGCTCCACTAGTTTGACACcaaggtttggtttttttttcatgttggaGAGACTTTCATCCTTTTACCTCATCAATGATTGGTCCAAATTTTCATAAAGCCTATTCATTCATTAATATTCCTCATCTGGTAACAGTCACGGTTACCAGATGATGAATAGTAATAGTTTTAGCTATCATCTGTCCTTTCCTCTAAAAACAGGTGGACAGTTGCGG contains these protein-coding regions:
- the crispld2 gene encoding cysteine-rich secretory protein LCCL domain-containing 2 — protein: MTCATVTWPLVLVLVLLCIRDSASLFLPDSSELRKLLSRYEEEAEQKGTSNTAGNRTRRAILWSDREEILQLHNKLRGGVYPTASNMEYMIWDDELERSATQWAEECQWDHGPQDLLMSIGQNLAVHWGRYRSPSSHVQSWYDEVKDYTYPYPHECNPWCPERCSGPMCTHYTQLVWATTNRVGCAVHVCPRMNVWGEIWENSVYLVCNYSPKGNWIGEAPYQHGRPCSQCPPSYGGGCRNNLCYKDSQQPEIEDMNEVEKPQVPLPPRTTARPKTIAPKKPVSRPSSPKNTNPRTTPSKAPSSTFLAHNIKCETRLRDKCRGSTCSRYNCPANCVQKKGKVWGTVTYDVQSSICRAAIHHGVIDNNGGLIDISRMDKLPFFVRSTKNGIESLSKYKAGNAFTVARVKEMTADCYTTVAEICPYKEPNSHCPRVFCPENCKAQPSYWSPVIGNKIYTDNSSICKAAIHAGVIKPNGGFVDVLPLDKRKSYTGVLKNGIQSESRSNMEGGSFRVFTVRQ